DNA sequence from the Chitinophagaceae bacterium genome:
GTTACCGGTAATTCTATGACGACAGTGCGTAACACCAACTTTTGTGCTGACAACGGACTGACAAATGCCAACGCTTCGCAAAATAAAAAGAGAAGCAACGCCACCCACAAACCCAACCCAAGTTGCTTCACATTTTATTTTGCCCAACCGCACCCAAACCCACCCACCACCCAGACGGACAACGACAATTTTTGTGTAGAACTTTTGAGTAATAACCAACTAACAGAAATTAATTTTGCAGATATTTGAAGCCACAGTTTATACAAAAAATAACATGAGATATTACGGAGCAAAAACAAAGTTACTTCCATTCATTGAGAGTGTCGTCAAAAAGACAGGCGTGAACGGCACTTCCAACTTTGTTGACCTTTTCGCAGGGACTTCGGCTGTTGGCAGACACTTCAAAAAACTTGGCTATACAGTAATCTCAAACGACACTCTTGAATTTTCATACGCTATTGCAAAGACCTACATTGAGTTGAACGAAGAACCTCAGTTCAAAAAACTGAAATCTCACCTCAAACTGAAAAACGGAAACGAAGTTTTGTTTGACTACTTGAACAAACTCAAAATCCGTAAGAAAGGATTTATGTTTGAAAACTACTCTCCTAATGGCGGCAGACAGTATTTCACAGACGAAAATGCTCAACGTATTGACACATTTCGTTTTCTGATTGAAGAGTGGAAAGACGAAAAGAAAATTTCCGAACTTGAATACTACTACTTAATTACTTCCCTACTTCGTGGAGTTAATCTGACAAGCAATGTTTCAGGAACTTACGGAGCATTTTTGAAAACTTGGGACAAGCGTGCATTGAATCCATTGAAAATGGAAGCGGTTGAAATAATCCCAAGCAAGAACAAAAACAAAGCATATAAGCGTGATGCAAACGAATTGATAAAGGAAATTCACTCCGATATTCTCTATCTTGACCCACCATACAACGCAAGACAATACGCCTCAAACTATTTCATTCTTGAACTAATTGCAGAAGGTTGGTTCAAAGAAACACCGAAAATTTATGGTGAAACAGGAATGAGAGAATACGACCATCAGAAATCAAAATATTGTTCAAAGACAAGTGCGTTAATCGCACTTGAAGATTTGATTTTGAATTCTTCAAAAGCACAATACATTGTTCTCAGTTACAATAACGAGGGAGTAATTCCGCAAGGAGCCATTCAACAAGTACTTGGAAGAATTGGAACAGTTGAAACTTTTACAGAAAACCACAAAAGATATAAAAGCATCAATCAAACAGTAGAAGACCCACAACTAACTTTTGAAAGCCTTTTTCTTGTTCAGCCAAAAAAGACAGTCAACAAAACAAACAACTTAACAGGCAAAGAATGGTTGCAAAATTCTTTCAGCATTTGGCGTGACTTAGGAAAGACAGAAGAAGAAAAAAAATTACACCATCCTGCAATTTTCACAATCAAATTAGTTTCAAAATTGATTGACACATTCTGTAAACCGAATGGAGGGAAAATTTTGGACTGCTTCGCAGGTTCAGGCACAACTCTTATTGCAGGATTGAAAAAAGAAAAAGAAGTTATCGGTTTTGATTTGAGTTCTGAATACAAACAACAATTTATCAAGAGAGCAACCAACTCATACAACATTCCTATTTACGGCTTAGACAACAAATATCTTGTAAGCGACTCAAGAAAACTATCTGAAAAAGTTGAAGCAAATTCAATTGACTTGTGTGTTACTTCTCCCCCCTATTGGGATATACTCAATAGACAGAGAACGGCAGATATGAAAGAAAACAAAAACTATTCCGACAGTACAGAGGATTTAGGAAACATTGAAGATTACAACGAGTTTGTTTCTTCTCTCAAATCGGTTTGCAATGAAGTTTACAAAGTAGCCAAACCCAAAGGTTACTTCATTGTGAATGTTATGGACTTGCGGAAGAAGGATAAATTTTTCCCATTGCACATTGACACAGCACGAATAGCACAAGAGGCAGGTTTTTCATTTGAAGATATTCTCATTTGGGATAGACAACACGAATACAACAACATGCGACCATTGGGCTATCCTTTTAAATTTATCGTGAACAAAGTTCACGAGTATCTTTTAATNNNNNNNNNNNNNNNNNNNNNNNNNNNNNNNNNNNNNNNNNNNNNNNNNNNNNNNNNNNNNNNNNNNNNNNNNNNNNNNNNNNNNNNNNNNNNNNNNNNNATGGAAAAAAATAAAATCTCAAATTTTCTAACATCTGATATTTCATACTTACTTGGGCTTATCACAGGACACGGAGAAATCCAATACAACAGCGATGTAAAGAAAATCATTATTGACTTTGAATATAAAACTCTTGAATCAAAAGCTATCACAAAAGTTTTTGACCAACGCTTGCATATTCAAACTTCGCTTGACCCAGTTGTGTATCGCTTACAACAAATGGGAATCAATGTTCAGAAAATTACAGGCGACAAAATTTCTCTTGTTCTCACTTGGATAAAAGAGGACATCGCTTGGTTGTTCATTAAGTTTCTCATCAACGGAACACGATTTAGTTTTCACGACTTCCTAATTCCCGAACCAATCTTTGAAACAACTGATGCAAACAAAAAAGAATTTTTGCGAGGCATTGCAGATGTAACAGGTTTTGTTCGCAAATCAAATGTTGACCAAACAGGCAGACATCGTGTGTATATTGAAATCTCAAACAAGAATTGGTTTTTACCACCGCAGATTTGTCAACTCACACAATCCTTGAATGTTGCCATTCAATACATTGGTTACGGACATCCAAACATAAGAGGCGGCACAGGAACAAGTTGGGCTAAAGAACATCAGATAAAAATTTATGCAGAAGATTTTGAGAACATCGGCTTTTATATTTCTCACAAGAATGAAGCACTTGCAGAACTTGTTGAATACAACAAGGCAAACTTTACAAGGAGACAGTCATTGTGCACAGGTGTAGCGAAGAGAGAAAAAACAAAAGAAAGTCATCCTCACGAAACGCACGAAAAATTACCAGCAGAAATTAACGGGCAACATTTTAACGGCTTCAAAGAAATTTGCAAGTGCTTAGGTTGCTACTTACAAAAAGATTGAGCATGTATAAAAATGAAATAGAAATGTATCCCGACATTATCAAGTGGTTGACAACCGACTTGAAACAAAGATTTGGGAAGAAGGCAAAAAAAATTCAGGTGCTTGACACACACGACAGCGACCTTAGTAACTTTATCATGCAACTGAATTATCAAAAGTTCTTTCCAGAGTTTACGACATTTCAAATTCGCCAAGACATCACAGGTTTTATAGAGTATTCAGACAAAGTTGAATTGGTTTTTGTAGAGTGCAAAAACACGACACTTTCACTCATCAACCTTTCACAACTTATCGGTTATTCAAGTATTGCACTTCCGATTTATGCAATCCTTTTAAGTCCGCAAGGTATGGGGACGACATTGACTAAGTTACTTCAGACTTACAATCGCAAAGATGTTTTAGAATTCAAACCAAACAGACGAATACAAGTAATCAAGTGGGACTTCAACAAACAGGACATAGACCATATGAACAGCGTATTGTAGCCAACGCANNNNNNNNNNNNNNNNNNNNNNNNNNNNNNNNNNNNNNNNNNNNNNNNNNNNNNNNNNNNNNNNNNNNNNNNNNNNNNNNNNNNNNNNNNNNNNNNNNNNGGGACTTCAACAAACAGGACATAGACCATATGAACAGCGTATTGTAGCCAACGCAGGGACAGTGCTAACTTGACAGGACAATACTTCAAAAAAGAACTACCGGTAACAAGGGGTTTGCGATAGCGAGGGTTCAGTGCTTCGCAGACACATTTGTGCAAGGTGGAGGTTCAGTTCTCCGAATGAAGTTTGGTGCTAAAAATC
Encoded proteins:
- a CDS encoding DNA adenine methylase; amino-acid sequence: MRYYGAKTKLLPFIESVVKKTGVNGTSNFVDLFAGTSAVGRHFKKLGYTVISNDTLEFSYAIAKTYIELNEEPQFKKLKSHLKLKNGNEVLFDYLNKLKIRKKGFMFENYSPNGGRQYFTDENAQRIDTFRFLIEEWKDEKKISELEYYYLITSLLRGVNLTSNVSGTYGAFLKTWDKRALNPLKMEAVEIIPSKNKNKAYKRDANELIKEIHSDILYLDPPYNARQYASNYFILELIAEGWFKETPKIYGETGMREYDHQKSKYCSKTSALIALEDLILNSSKAQYIVLSYNNEGVIPQGAIQQVLGRIGTVETFTENHKRYKSINQTVEDPQLTFESLFLVQPKKTVNKTNNLTGKEWLQNSFSIWRDLGKTEEEKKLHHPAIFTIKLVSKLIDTFCKPNGGKILDCFAGSGTTLIAGLKKEKEVIGFDLSSEYKQQFIKRATNSYNIPIYGLDNKYLVSDSRKLSEKVEANSIDLCVTSPPYWDILNRQRTADMKENKNYSDSTEDLGNIEDYNEFVSSLKSVCNEVYKVAKPKGYFIVNVMDLRKKDKFFPLHIDTARIAQEAGFSFEDILIWDRQHEYNNMRPLGYPFKFIVNKVHEYLL